Genomic window (Mya arenaria isolate MELC-2E11 chromosome 16, ASM2691426v1):
GTTCTATTCACCGATATGCAGGGTTTACACTTAAGCTGCTGGTCTATTAAGGGGTTATTAGTTTTACAATAAACTTTTTAATGCCTTCGAAAAGTTCCTAGAAACAATgcaattaatatttaacaattttctctATACCGCATACAAATTGAAAAGCCGTGCCAATTAGTCATTTTGAGGTATATTGTTTGTAGATCAATTGAACCAGCTAAAAACTTGAACACTTGCACACGTTTTGGTTGGATCGAGTTCTACAGtcaaaaagaaaatgacaaCCAAACGTTCTGGTCCATGGCAACAAACATTTTGGTCCTAGGCAACAAACGTTCTGGTCCTAGGCAAGAAACGTTCTAGTCCTAGACAACACACTTTCTAGGCAACAAACGTTCTGGTCCTAGACAACACACCTTCTAGGCAACAAACGTTCTGGTCCTAGGCAACAAATGTTCTTGTGCTAGGCAACACACGTTCTGATTCAAGGCAACAAATGTCCTACATTTGTCATGTTTCATAATGCACTGAAACCTAAAGGGACAAGTTAAAACATACCGCAGAatccctgttaagaggcacaaagTTTTGGTAAAATGCAAGGCCAGAATCCGACAGAATCCCTGttaaaaggtatatatatatatatatatatatatatatatatatatatatatatatatatatatatatatatatatatatatatctatataggGCCTATTAGGAGACAACATAAAGCAGTTAAATAAATTCCAGTTTAGAGGCGCGAGGCTAGTGCCgcatattaaacatgtatggCAGGTTTCTTGTTTATGGGCATAGGCTTACGACCCTATGGTAACAACCGTAAAGCAGAATCCATGTTTGGAAGCCCAAGGCTAGTGCCGtatattaaacatgtatggCAAGTTCCTTATTTATGGGAATAAGCTCACGACCTAATAGTAAGAGCCGTAAAGCAGAATCCCTGTTAAGAAGCGCAAGGCAAGTGTcgtatattaaaacatgcatggCAAGTTCTTTGTTTATGGGAATAAGCTTACGACCTTATAGTAACAACCGTAAAGCAGAATCCCTGTTCAGAAGTGCAAGGCTAGTGCcttaaattaaacatgtatgGCAAGTTCCTTATTTATGGGAATAAGCTTACGACCTAATAGTAAGAGCCGTAAAGCAGATTCCCTGTTAAGAAGCGCAAGGCAAGTGTcgtatattaaaacatgcatggCAAGTTCCTTGTTTATGGGAATAAGCTTACGACCTTATAGTAACAACCGTAAAGCAGAATCCCTGTTCAGAAGTGCAAGGCTAGTGccttatattaaacatatatggcAAGTTCCTTGTTTATTGGCATAAGCTTACGACCTTATAGTAACAACCGTAAAGCAGAATCCCTGTTTAGAAGCGCAAGGCTAGTGCCGtatattaaacatgtatggCAAGTTGCTTACTTGTGGTCATAAGCTTACGACCTAATAGTAACAGCCGTAAAGCAAAATCCCTGTTTAGAAGCGCAAGGCTAGTGCCGtatattaaacatgtatggCAAGTTGCTTACTTATGGTCATAAGCTTACGACCTAATAGTAACAGCCGTAAAGCAAAATCCCTGTTTAGAAGCGCAAGGCTAGTGCCGTATAGTAAACATGTATGGCAAGTTGCTTACTTATGGGCATAAGCTTACGACCTAATAGTAACAACCGTAAAGCAGAATCATCTTTATTTAGATGCACAAGGCTACGACCTTATAGTACAAACGTTAAGCAGAATCCTTGTGTAAAGGCAAAGGGCTTTTGCCATATAGACAAACATGTATTGCAAAATCCTTCTTTAAAGGCCTAGGCTAGAGTCTTACCGTAAAACGTGTAAGGCAGACTCCTTGTTTAATAAGTTGACATATTAGCTTAGTCGATGTCGTAACTGGCTAATATAGCAGCGATCATAGGTGCGAGAAACTCCTTAGGCGCTCTTTTGTACATGTTTGATGAATGCCACATTGTACTTATATGAGCGGCTGTTCCATCgagtttgataaatataaatatttccgTTTCAAAATTGACGATTTGTCAACAGCTTTATAAGAGAGACGTCTGTTTGACGGAAAGATAATGGCGGGGACGCAAGACGTTTTCTGGTTGTGGTAAATAAGCAGGTTTAAGGCGTGGTTCGCTACTTGAAGTTTTTATTTTGCACcgataatattcatttatttatattcagaTCAAgctcaatattttcaaaaatgaaaattaattaaaataaaatgcaatgcTTAAAAACGTCCAGGGgacatgattacgaacagtatCATATCTGATTTGAGACTTAAGTGGCAAATCTTCAAATCTTCATATCATTGCAGCTTCCTTTCTAGTTAAGTTTTGATGATGGAATCTGCTGAATTATATAGATATTCTAAActgtacaattatttacattaagtTTATAAAATGAACGAACAAAATAtgattctttgtttttaatgaattcaAAGTGTTTTTTTGAGTCTGAGAAATAACTCGGATTTGAGGCTGATCGTAATAATCGCCGACGCAAATCTTAGTTGCTCGATCGGAACATCATTGTCGACGTCTTCAGTTTGTTTGGACGGTACCTTTGAAAGGACAGGTACAAAAACTGTTCACTATCGAAATGGCCATTCAACATGTTAGTCGTGCAATCACTGAACCACCAACCTCCTCCATACGAACGTGCACAGTTTCCCATCCAGTGGTCCCGGTCTTTGTCATAGGTTGAAAACGATTGGCGGATATCAAACTGACCAGTTTGGGAAAGAACTCGGTAATTGGACACTGCAACAATACCGGTGACCAAATTATATATTATGGATGGCATTTTATATTTAGCTTAAATTAAACTTATGTATAATCGTTCATTATTgacaaagaagaagaagaagaagtaagagaagaagaagaagaagaagaagaagaagaagaagaagaagaagaagaagaagaagaagaagaagaagaagaagaagaagaagaagacaaAAAGCTATGTAATATTTGTTGATGTTAACGGGCTTGAGATAATCAATTCAAAACTTGTGCAGACCTTGAAGCAGGATATTCTTGCGGCCTTGTTTATTCTACAATAACATACTTCCTTTTGAGTTGATCCTCCTGTCAAGGTTGAACGTGTATAGGTCTGGTGGAGAAATATAGAAACCCGAGTACTCGTCGAATCCAGTTGTTCCGTTCGGTAAACTCATGTCCATACGTAACGTCATGTTGGCCCGGCTTGTCATTGAGTGAAGAAGACTCAGACCTAATAAAACGATGCCATTACATTACACTTTAATGTCTAGGTATGTCCGATCGTTAAAgacctagtttaaggaatgtttggcatgataatcccctgctgtacatcttctgctaattgcactggtgtcacagtaggggccaatttcctgtatattggtttattggcttagggccatttagggtccaatattataatgaaacctacaaaactgcacagcaggatactcagattggtgGTCTGATAAGAAGACAccaggcaattagattaagatcaatacacagaggttgtgtactatacaccgatttgcgggggggggggggggcggggggtcacttatagaaggcttaaacacGGCTCTTAAAGAGCATTATCATTTCCATATAAAGTGACAAAAAAATGCAGAATTTAGACAACATCATGGGACCCTCGTCCATATTATGCGAATTGCTAGGCATTGTCAAatgaaaaaactgttaaattaaGACGCATATGCTTAATAGTAAAACGTAACTCGCCGCCGTCTTTGTTTATTCGTAATGAAtgtagtgttttatattttgattgttttaatctAATAAATGGTGAGTACATTGCCATTTAgttgaaaactaaaataatattcaagGGAAACaaccattttcttttatacagTATCTTATGTCGTCTTTACGAAAGGGAAACAAAGAGGGAAATTTAAAGGGTGTTTCTTTCAGCATAAAGGATTTGTTATATGTGACCGACGAATGAGAtgatttaattgattgattgaaaacataaatcatttaacaaaaataacagattAAATGAAACGATTTTCCATAATTAAACTTAAGTAAACCATTATCCGGACTAGAGTTTTCGGAGAGTTCACTCGacagtttgaaatatattttgtaacgaataagcttttcatatttcaggtTGGATTATAAAGTTAAAGGACCTGTATGACTGGTTTCCAGAAACGTTGCATTTGCTCGCGAATCgtttcttaaagatgcactcttactcccaaacaagatttaccacatttattttatttttttaatattccaaaaaggatgaataaatgtcgaaaataattgttcttatgaaagatactgagttcaatttgaaagaaatgtgcataaaacacagtatatctacctaatgagactatagtaaattaccgtaaatcttttagcatttaccaatcatttaatatttttgcgttttcaactattaaattcacggttaaaatcttgttatcagtaattattattttccataaatgcattattcagtaagtatttcaagttttatcagtcaaaatttatgtttgttatacatgtttatgctttgattttaaataagagtgtcactttaattgtGATCTTAATGCAGTTCCGAAGATCCAccattgatttattaatatgaAACCAAACATACCACTAATGTTGCAAACCTCTTGTCtcttaaagtattaaaaaacaTAAGTTATATCTTTGAGTAATTTCACGAGACACAACAAAGgacaaaattatttatgtacaCTTGTATGATTTACACATGTGAAGCTTACTTAGGGGCACACTTACACTCAAATATCCGTTGCGTATACGAGAAAAAgtttcattattgtaaaaacttACCCATCCAGAATTCACCCTCCAATGAGCCAAAACCCTGCTCGTATTCCGCAAAACTCTTGTTGAAGGCTACAGACCCATTCCAGCGTCTTTGAAATACCTACATATGGAGGACAAATGGTTTCAAATTACTTTAGGTACACTAGATTTAACATTAGAGCTCCTAGATAATGCTTTGAGacggaaatgaaacaataatggTTTGAAGCTGCAgcgataaaaaaacaacatttttcctGGGTACAAATTGACATACAATAGCGAAAACTCTTTTCGACATTAGGTATAAAGGCTGGATAGTTTAAATAGCATTATTTAGTAGTCACTATGCATTTGTCGGATACTTCAG
Coding sequences:
- the LOC128221151 gene encoding fibrinogen-like protein 1, with amino-acid sequence MTSRANMTLRMDMSLPNGTTGFDEYSGFYISPPDLYTFNLDRRINSKGMSNYRVLSQTGQFDIRQSFSTYDKDRDHWMGNCARSYGGGWWFSDCTTNMLNGHFDSEQFLYLSFQRYRPNKLKTSTMMFRSSN